In Acanthopagrus latus isolate v.2019 chromosome 16, fAcaLat1.1, whole genome shotgun sequence, one DNA window encodes the following:
- the zfyve28 gene encoding lateral signaling target protein 2 homolog isoform X2: MNRFRKWLYKPKRTDPQLLAQFYYADEELNQVATELDGLDGRKDPQRCTLLVNQFRSCQDNVLNIINQIMDECIPNDRANRDFSVKFPEEIRHDNLAGQLWFGAECLAAGSIIMNREIESIAMRPLAKDLTRSLEEVRNITRDQALRDLNLYTDRMKDALRHFDGLFAEFELSYVSAMVPVKSPKEYYVQQEVIVLFCETVERALKLGYLTQDMIDDYEPALMFTIPRLAIVCGLVVYSEGPLNLDQKSEDMSELFRPFRTLLKKIRDLLQTLTEEELVTLERNLCISQDGELSTELATNCSSDPVQENNSSCSPANDTSKGESEGEQDHLALFVHPSQEEEVEKGWEEVETERGEEEEEQEQGLLCEEAEEAELACSMQYDEEELEQLNMMVYRVGDEMSSLLSPPSQGQSPAHHIHRGEAGVSSGASSTETSPRRLLVGRGRTGIYVEEEDRVFLMEDLDAAGESITSISREASSCVASPSKSSQSPRSMQRKPGLRPDSTRNGWYSGAQSEQPCPQPRSQNTHCLNAKRPPCTSAPGSEPLPYTNGWEMGLEGTASETAEVIAHRMGGMKLSATVIFNPRSPSLTELAVDKLLLPRPAPSEIEPCGPLVATHCLLNSCVCCGSCEDGHEDAMTTESTGLGLGLPLGLDKHCKTAAPSTVIQSSACRLPPRGHEPCSKGELAQLTPPSSRCSAEMLEEDSNFQLCEKCLVVAPGLGNQAQDCGSSGEDGPTLLGTEKRQQASECRQGDKETDTDKPGAKDSKRDTKEDSRRCSSFQNSPLSSVSGSDCESVSVTTCSLSSSAYTPSPVSSLTPSSGTSEDLDHQEIQLALQNAKMAARNKIRSRFHSSSDLIHRLFVCISGVADQLQTNYASDLRSILKTLFEVMATKCEQDDNDKQKKAPVLRSAVLEDCALCQETISSSELAAKAREGQFEDPPDWVPDEACNSCIACKAPFTVIRRKHHCRSCGKIFCSRCSSHSAPLPRYGQVKPVRVCTHCYMFHVTPFYSDKAGI; this comes from the exons ATGAACCGCTTTCGAAAGTGGCTGTATAAGCCCAAG AGGACGGACCCTCAGCTCCTGGCCCAGTTCTACTACGCTGATGAAGAGCTGAATCAGGTGGCCACCGAGCTGGACGGCCTCGACGGCAGGAAGGACCCTCAGAGATGTACCCTGCTGGTCAACCAGTTCCGATCTTGTCAG GACAATGTGTTGAACATCATCAATCAGATCATGGATGAATGTATCCCCAACGACCGGGCCAACAGAGACTTCTCTGTCAAGTTCCCAGAGGAGATTCGTCATGACAACTTGGCCGGGCAGCTGTGGTTTGGGGCTGAG tgtttggCTGCTGGCTCCATCATCATGAACAGGGAGATAGAAAGTATAGCAATGAGACCCCTTGCTAAGGATCTTACACGTAGCCTGGAGGAAGTACGCAACATCACCAGAGACCAGGCCCTGAGAGACCTCAACTTGTACACGGACCGCATGAAGGACGCATTGCGACATTTCGACGGCCTTTTTGCTGAGTTTGAGCTCAG TTATGTGTCAGCCATGGTGCCTGTGAAGTCTCCCAAAGAATACTATGTACAGCAGGAGGTGATTGTGCTCTTCTGTGAGACTGTCGAGAG GGCCCTGAAGCTTGGCTATCTCACACAAGACATGATCGATGACTACGAACCTGCGCTGATGTTTACAATTCCCAGACTAGCCATTGTGTG TGGACTGGTTGTGTATTCAGAGGGACCTCTCAACCTCGACCAAAAATCAGAGGACATGTCTGAGCTCTTCCGACCTTTTCGCACTTTATTAAAGAAAATCAG AGACCTGCTGCAGACCCTGACTGAGGAGGAGTTGGTTACACTAGAGAGGAACCTGTGTATCTCTCAGGACGGGGAGTTGTCCACAGAGCTGGCCACAAACTGCTCATCAGATCCCGTCCAAGAAAATAACTCATCCTGCAGCCCCGCTAATGACACCTCcaagggagagagtgagggggagCAGGATCATCTGGCTCTGTTTGTCCATCCcagccaggaggaggaagtggaaaaggGCTGGGAGGAGGTAGAAActgagaggggggaggaggaggaggagcaggagcagggccTGCTgtgtgaggaggcagaggaggccgAGTTGGCTTGCTCGATGCAGTACGATGAGGAGGAACTGGAGCAGCTCAACATGATGGTGTACCGCGTGGGAGACGAGATGTCCAGCCTGCTGTCGCCTCCCAGCCAGGGTCAGTCACCTGCACACCACATtcacagaggagaggcaggagtCTCCAGTGGGGCTTCGAGCACTGAAACGTCTCCCCGTAGGCTCCTGGTGGGCCGAGGAAGGACAGGCATCTatgtagaggaggaggacagggtcTTTCTCATGGAGGATCTGGATGCAGCAGGAGAGAGCATCACCAGCATCTCAAGAGAGGCCAGTAGTTGTGTCGCCTCTCcttccaaatcatcacagtctCCTCGTTCCATGCAGCGCAAGCCAGGACTGCGACCCGATTCTACCAGGAACGGCTGGTACTCTGGGGCCCAGTCAGAGCAGCCATGCCCACAGCCACGCAGCcagaacacacactgtctgaatGCAAAACGCCCTCCTTGCACTTCTGCTCCTGGCTCTGAACCTCTGCCTTACACCAACGGGTGGGAAATGGGCTTGGAGGGGACAGCATCTGAAACAGCTGAGGTCATCGCCCACCGTATGGGTGGGATGAAGCTGTCTGCCACGGTCATCTTCAACCCCCGCTCTCCGAGTTTGACAGAGCTGGCCGTGGATAAGCTGTTACTGCCGCGGCCCGCTCCCTCCGAGATTGAGCCCTGCGGCCCCCTGGTGGCCACTCACTGCCTGCTCAACTCCTGTGTCTGCTGCGGGAGCTGTGAGGATGGCCACGAGGATGCCATGACCACAGAGAGCACTGGACTCGGGCTAGGCCTTCCTCTGGGTTTGGACAAACACTGCAAGACCGCTGCCCCCAGCACTGTCATCCAGTCTTCTGCCTGCCGACTACCACCACGAGGTCACGAGCCTTGCAGTAAGGGTGAGCTGGCCCAGTTGACTCCCCCTTCTTCCCGCTGCTCTGCAGAGATGCTGGAGGAGGATTCAAACTTCCAGCTCTGTGAGAAGTGCCTAGTGGTAGCTCCGGGGCTGGGGAATCAGGCTCAGGACTGCGGCTCCAGTGGAGAGGATGGGCCCACTCTGCTTGGGACTGAAAAGAGGCAGCAGGCTAGTGAATGCCGGCAGGGGGACAAggagacagatacagacaaaCCAGGAGCTAAAGACTCAAAGAGGGACACCAAAGAGGACAGCAGGAGGTGCTCCAG ttttcagaaCTCCCCCCTCAGCTCTGTGTCAGGTAGTGACTGTGAGAGTGTGTCGGTCACCACATGTAGTCTGTCAAGCAGTGCATACACTCCCAG CCCTGTCAGCAGTCTGACCCCCAGCTCGGGGACGTCAGAAGACCTGGACCATCAGGAGATCCAGCTGGCCCTGCAAAAcgccaagatggctgccaggAACAAGATCCGATCGCGCTTCCACAGCAGCAGCGACCTCATCCACCGCCTCTTTGTTTGCATATCAG GTGTTGCTGATCAGCTGCAGACCAACTATGCCAGCGACCTTCGCAGCATCCTCAAGACTCTGTTTGAAGTCATGGCAACCAAGTGTGAGCAGGATGACAACGACAAGCAAAAGAAAG CTCCTGTTCTGCGTAGTGCAGTGCTGGAGGACTGCGCTCTCTGTCAGGAGACCATTTCCTCATCAGAATTGGCAGCCAAGGCCCGGGAGGGCCAGTTCGAAG ACCCTCCAGACTGGGTGCCCGATGAAGCCTGTAATTCCTGCATTGCCTGTAAGGCTCCCTTCACTGTCATCCGCAGGAAGCATCACTGTAGAAGCTGTGGAAAG ATCTTCTGCTCTCGCTGCTCCTCCCATTCTGCTCCTTTGCCCAGATACGGCCAGGTGAAGCCCGTCAGGGTTTGCACTCACTGCTACATGTTTCATGTCACGCCGTTCTACAGCGACAAGGCCGGCATCTGa
- the zfyve28 gene encoding lateral signaling target protein 2 homolog isoform X3: MNRFRKWLYKPKRTDPQLLAQFYYADEELNQVATELDGLDGRKDPQRCTLLVNQFRSCQDNVLNIINQIMDECIPNDRANRDFSVKFPEEIRHDNLAGQLWFGAECLAAGSIIMNREIESIAMRPLAKDLTRSLEEVRNITRDQALRDLNLYTDRMKDALRHFDGLFAEFELSYVSAMVPVKSPKEYYVQQEVIVLFCETVERALKLGYLTQDMIDDYEPALMFTIPRLAIVCGLVVYSEGPLNLDQKSEDMSELFRPFRTLLKKIRDLLQTLTEEELVTLERNLCISQDGELSTELATNCSSDPVQENNSSCSPANDTSKGESEGEQDHLALFVHPSQEEEVEKGWEEVETERGEEEEEQEQGLLCEEAEEAELACSMQYDEEELEQLNMMVYRVGDEMSSLLSPPSQGQSPAHHIHRGEAGVSSGASSTETSPRRLLVGRGRTGIYVEEEDRVFLMEDLDAAGESITSISREASSCVASPSKSSQSPRSMQRKPGLRPDSTRNGWYSGAQSEQPCPQPRSQNTHCLNAKRPPCTSAPGSEPLPYTNGWEMGLEGTASETAEVIAHRMGGMKLSATVIFNPRSPSLTELAVDKLLLPRPAPSEIEPCGPLVATHCLLNSCVCCGSCEDGHEDAMTTESTGLGLGLPLGLDKHCKTAAPSTVIQSSACRLPPRGHEPCSKGELAQLTPPSSRCSAEMLEEDSNFQLCEKCLVVAPGLGNQAQDCGSSGEDGPTLLGTEKRQQASECRQGDKETDTDKPGAKDSKRDTKEDSRRCSSPVSSLTPSSGTSEDLDHQEIQLALQNAKMAARNKIRSRFHSSSDLIHRLFVCISGVADQLQTNYASDLRSILKTLFEVMATKCEQDDNDKQKKAAPVLRSAVLEDCALCQETISSSELAAKAREGQFEDPPDWVPDEACNSCIACKAPFTVIRRKHHCRSCGKIFCSRCSSHSAPLPRYGQVKPVRVCTHCYMFHVTPFYSDKAGI, encoded by the exons ATGAACCGCTTTCGAAAGTGGCTGTATAAGCCCAAG AGGACGGACCCTCAGCTCCTGGCCCAGTTCTACTACGCTGATGAAGAGCTGAATCAGGTGGCCACCGAGCTGGACGGCCTCGACGGCAGGAAGGACCCTCAGAGATGTACCCTGCTGGTCAACCAGTTCCGATCTTGTCAG GACAATGTGTTGAACATCATCAATCAGATCATGGATGAATGTATCCCCAACGACCGGGCCAACAGAGACTTCTCTGTCAAGTTCCCAGAGGAGATTCGTCATGACAACTTGGCCGGGCAGCTGTGGTTTGGGGCTGAG tgtttggCTGCTGGCTCCATCATCATGAACAGGGAGATAGAAAGTATAGCAATGAGACCCCTTGCTAAGGATCTTACACGTAGCCTGGAGGAAGTACGCAACATCACCAGAGACCAGGCCCTGAGAGACCTCAACTTGTACACGGACCGCATGAAGGACGCATTGCGACATTTCGACGGCCTTTTTGCTGAGTTTGAGCTCAG TTATGTGTCAGCCATGGTGCCTGTGAAGTCTCCCAAAGAATACTATGTACAGCAGGAGGTGATTGTGCTCTTCTGTGAGACTGTCGAGAG GGCCCTGAAGCTTGGCTATCTCACACAAGACATGATCGATGACTACGAACCTGCGCTGATGTTTACAATTCCCAGACTAGCCATTGTGTG TGGACTGGTTGTGTATTCAGAGGGACCTCTCAACCTCGACCAAAAATCAGAGGACATGTCTGAGCTCTTCCGACCTTTTCGCACTTTATTAAAGAAAATCAG AGACCTGCTGCAGACCCTGACTGAGGAGGAGTTGGTTACACTAGAGAGGAACCTGTGTATCTCTCAGGACGGGGAGTTGTCCACAGAGCTGGCCACAAACTGCTCATCAGATCCCGTCCAAGAAAATAACTCATCCTGCAGCCCCGCTAATGACACCTCcaagggagagagtgagggggagCAGGATCATCTGGCTCTGTTTGTCCATCCcagccaggaggaggaagtggaaaaggGCTGGGAGGAGGTAGAAActgagaggggggaggaggaggaggagcaggagcagggccTGCTgtgtgaggaggcagaggaggccgAGTTGGCTTGCTCGATGCAGTACGATGAGGAGGAACTGGAGCAGCTCAACATGATGGTGTACCGCGTGGGAGACGAGATGTCCAGCCTGCTGTCGCCTCCCAGCCAGGGTCAGTCACCTGCACACCACATtcacagaggagaggcaggagtCTCCAGTGGGGCTTCGAGCACTGAAACGTCTCCCCGTAGGCTCCTGGTGGGCCGAGGAAGGACAGGCATCTatgtagaggaggaggacagggtcTTTCTCATGGAGGATCTGGATGCAGCAGGAGAGAGCATCACCAGCATCTCAAGAGAGGCCAGTAGTTGTGTCGCCTCTCcttccaaatcatcacagtctCCTCGTTCCATGCAGCGCAAGCCAGGACTGCGACCCGATTCTACCAGGAACGGCTGGTACTCTGGGGCCCAGTCAGAGCAGCCATGCCCACAGCCACGCAGCcagaacacacactgtctgaatGCAAAACGCCCTCCTTGCACTTCTGCTCCTGGCTCTGAACCTCTGCCTTACACCAACGGGTGGGAAATGGGCTTGGAGGGGACAGCATCTGAAACAGCTGAGGTCATCGCCCACCGTATGGGTGGGATGAAGCTGTCTGCCACGGTCATCTTCAACCCCCGCTCTCCGAGTTTGACAGAGCTGGCCGTGGATAAGCTGTTACTGCCGCGGCCCGCTCCCTCCGAGATTGAGCCCTGCGGCCCCCTGGTGGCCACTCACTGCCTGCTCAACTCCTGTGTCTGCTGCGGGAGCTGTGAGGATGGCCACGAGGATGCCATGACCACAGAGAGCACTGGACTCGGGCTAGGCCTTCCTCTGGGTTTGGACAAACACTGCAAGACCGCTGCCCCCAGCACTGTCATCCAGTCTTCTGCCTGCCGACTACCACCACGAGGTCACGAGCCTTGCAGTAAGGGTGAGCTGGCCCAGTTGACTCCCCCTTCTTCCCGCTGCTCTGCAGAGATGCTGGAGGAGGATTCAAACTTCCAGCTCTGTGAGAAGTGCCTAGTGGTAGCTCCGGGGCTGGGGAATCAGGCTCAGGACTGCGGCTCCAGTGGAGAGGATGGGCCCACTCTGCTTGGGACTGAAAAGAGGCAGCAGGCTAGTGAATGCCGGCAGGGGGACAAggagacagatacagacaaaCCAGGAGCTAAAGACTCAAAGAGGGACACCAAAGAGGACAGCAGGAGGTGCTCCAG CCCTGTCAGCAGTCTGACCCCCAGCTCGGGGACGTCAGAAGACCTGGACCATCAGGAGATCCAGCTGGCCCTGCAAAAcgccaagatggctgccaggAACAAGATCCGATCGCGCTTCCACAGCAGCAGCGACCTCATCCACCGCCTCTTTGTTTGCATATCAG GTGTTGCTGATCAGCTGCAGACCAACTATGCCAGCGACCTTCGCAGCATCCTCAAGACTCTGTTTGAAGTCATGGCAACCAAGTGTGAGCAGGATGACAACGACAAGCAAAAGAAAG CAGCTCCTGTTCTGCGTAGTGCAGTGCTGGAGGACTGCGCTCTCTGTCAGGAGACCATTTCCTCATCAGAATTGGCAGCCAAGGCCCGGGAGGGCCAGTTCGAAG ACCCTCCAGACTGGGTGCCCGATGAAGCCTGTAATTCCTGCATTGCCTGTAAGGCTCCCTTCACTGTCATCCGCAGGAAGCATCACTGTAGAAGCTGTGGAAAG ATCTTCTGCTCTCGCTGCTCCTCCCATTCTGCTCCTTTGCCCAGATACGGCCAGGTGAAGCCCGTCAGGGTTTGCACTCACTGCTACATGTTTCATGTCACGCCGTTCTACAGCGACAAGGCCGGCATCTGa
- the zfyve28 gene encoding lateral signaling target protein 2 homolog isoform X1, with amino-acid sequence MNRFRKWLYKPKRTDPQLLAQFYYADEELNQVATELDGLDGRKDPQRCTLLVNQFRSCQDNVLNIINQIMDECIPNDRANRDFSVKFPEEIRHDNLAGQLWFGAECLAAGSIIMNREIESIAMRPLAKDLTRSLEEVRNITRDQALRDLNLYTDRMKDALRHFDGLFAEFELSYVSAMVPVKSPKEYYVQQEVIVLFCETVERALKLGYLTQDMIDDYEPALMFTIPRLAIVCGLVVYSEGPLNLDQKSEDMSELFRPFRTLLKKIRDLLQTLTEEELVTLERNLCISQDGELSTELATNCSSDPVQENNSSCSPANDTSKGESEGEQDHLALFVHPSQEEEVEKGWEEVETERGEEEEEQEQGLLCEEAEEAELACSMQYDEEELEQLNMMVYRVGDEMSSLLSPPSQGQSPAHHIHRGEAGVSSGASSTETSPRRLLVGRGRTGIYVEEEDRVFLMEDLDAAGESITSISREASSCVASPSKSSQSPRSMQRKPGLRPDSTRNGWYSGAQSEQPCPQPRSQNTHCLNAKRPPCTSAPGSEPLPYTNGWEMGLEGTASETAEVIAHRMGGMKLSATVIFNPRSPSLTELAVDKLLLPRPAPSEIEPCGPLVATHCLLNSCVCCGSCEDGHEDAMTTESTGLGLGLPLGLDKHCKTAAPSTVIQSSACRLPPRGHEPCSKGELAQLTPPSSRCSAEMLEEDSNFQLCEKCLVVAPGLGNQAQDCGSSGEDGPTLLGTEKRQQASECRQGDKETDTDKPGAKDSKRDTKEDSRRCSSFQNSPLSSVSGSDCESVSVTTCSLSSSAYTPSPVSSLTPSSGTSEDLDHQEIQLALQNAKMAARNKIRSRFHSSSDLIHRLFVCISGVADQLQTNYASDLRSILKTLFEVMATKCEQDDNDKQKKAAPVLRSAVLEDCALCQETISSSELAAKAREGQFEDPPDWVPDEACNSCIACKAPFTVIRRKHHCRSCGKIFCSRCSSHSAPLPRYGQVKPVRVCTHCYMFHVTPFYSDKAGI; translated from the exons ATGAACCGCTTTCGAAAGTGGCTGTATAAGCCCAAG AGGACGGACCCTCAGCTCCTGGCCCAGTTCTACTACGCTGATGAAGAGCTGAATCAGGTGGCCACCGAGCTGGACGGCCTCGACGGCAGGAAGGACCCTCAGAGATGTACCCTGCTGGTCAACCAGTTCCGATCTTGTCAG GACAATGTGTTGAACATCATCAATCAGATCATGGATGAATGTATCCCCAACGACCGGGCCAACAGAGACTTCTCTGTCAAGTTCCCAGAGGAGATTCGTCATGACAACTTGGCCGGGCAGCTGTGGTTTGGGGCTGAG tgtttggCTGCTGGCTCCATCATCATGAACAGGGAGATAGAAAGTATAGCAATGAGACCCCTTGCTAAGGATCTTACACGTAGCCTGGAGGAAGTACGCAACATCACCAGAGACCAGGCCCTGAGAGACCTCAACTTGTACACGGACCGCATGAAGGACGCATTGCGACATTTCGACGGCCTTTTTGCTGAGTTTGAGCTCAG TTATGTGTCAGCCATGGTGCCTGTGAAGTCTCCCAAAGAATACTATGTACAGCAGGAGGTGATTGTGCTCTTCTGTGAGACTGTCGAGAG GGCCCTGAAGCTTGGCTATCTCACACAAGACATGATCGATGACTACGAACCTGCGCTGATGTTTACAATTCCCAGACTAGCCATTGTGTG TGGACTGGTTGTGTATTCAGAGGGACCTCTCAACCTCGACCAAAAATCAGAGGACATGTCTGAGCTCTTCCGACCTTTTCGCACTTTATTAAAGAAAATCAG AGACCTGCTGCAGACCCTGACTGAGGAGGAGTTGGTTACACTAGAGAGGAACCTGTGTATCTCTCAGGACGGGGAGTTGTCCACAGAGCTGGCCACAAACTGCTCATCAGATCCCGTCCAAGAAAATAACTCATCCTGCAGCCCCGCTAATGACACCTCcaagggagagagtgagggggagCAGGATCATCTGGCTCTGTTTGTCCATCCcagccaggaggaggaagtggaaaaggGCTGGGAGGAGGTAGAAActgagaggggggaggaggaggaggagcaggagcagggccTGCTgtgtgaggaggcagaggaggccgAGTTGGCTTGCTCGATGCAGTACGATGAGGAGGAACTGGAGCAGCTCAACATGATGGTGTACCGCGTGGGAGACGAGATGTCCAGCCTGCTGTCGCCTCCCAGCCAGGGTCAGTCACCTGCACACCACATtcacagaggagaggcaggagtCTCCAGTGGGGCTTCGAGCACTGAAACGTCTCCCCGTAGGCTCCTGGTGGGCCGAGGAAGGACAGGCATCTatgtagaggaggaggacagggtcTTTCTCATGGAGGATCTGGATGCAGCAGGAGAGAGCATCACCAGCATCTCAAGAGAGGCCAGTAGTTGTGTCGCCTCTCcttccaaatcatcacagtctCCTCGTTCCATGCAGCGCAAGCCAGGACTGCGACCCGATTCTACCAGGAACGGCTGGTACTCTGGGGCCCAGTCAGAGCAGCCATGCCCACAGCCACGCAGCcagaacacacactgtctgaatGCAAAACGCCCTCCTTGCACTTCTGCTCCTGGCTCTGAACCTCTGCCTTACACCAACGGGTGGGAAATGGGCTTGGAGGGGACAGCATCTGAAACAGCTGAGGTCATCGCCCACCGTATGGGTGGGATGAAGCTGTCTGCCACGGTCATCTTCAACCCCCGCTCTCCGAGTTTGACAGAGCTGGCCGTGGATAAGCTGTTACTGCCGCGGCCCGCTCCCTCCGAGATTGAGCCCTGCGGCCCCCTGGTGGCCACTCACTGCCTGCTCAACTCCTGTGTCTGCTGCGGGAGCTGTGAGGATGGCCACGAGGATGCCATGACCACAGAGAGCACTGGACTCGGGCTAGGCCTTCCTCTGGGTTTGGACAAACACTGCAAGACCGCTGCCCCCAGCACTGTCATCCAGTCTTCTGCCTGCCGACTACCACCACGAGGTCACGAGCCTTGCAGTAAGGGTGAGCTGGCCCAGTTGACTCCCCCTTCTTCCCGCTGCTCTGCAGAGATGCTGGAGGAGGATTCAAACTTCCAGCTCTGTGAGAAGTGCCTAGTGGTAGCTCCGGGGCTGGGGAATCAGGCTCAGGACTGCGGCTCCAGTGGAGAGGATGGGCCCACTCTGCTTGGGACTGAAAAGAGGCAGCAGGCTAGTGAATGCCGGCAGGGGGACAAggagacagatacagacaaaCCAGGAGCTAAAGACTCAAAGAGGGACACCAAAGAGGACAGCAGGAGGTGCTCCAG ttttcagaaCTCCCCCCTCAGCTCTGTGTCAGGTAGTGACTGTGAGAGTGTGTCGGTCACCACATGTAGTCTGTCAAGCAGTGCATACACTCCCAG CCCTGTCAGCAGTCTGACCCCCAGCTCGGGGACGTCAGAAGACCTGGACCATCAGGAGATCCAGCTGGCCCTGCAAAAcgccaagatggctgccaggAACAAGATCCGATCGCGCTTCCACAGCAGCAGCGACCTCATCCACCGCCTCTTTGTTTGCATATCAG GTGTTGCTGATCAGCTGCAGACCAACTATGCCAGCGACCTTCGCAGCATCCTCAAGACTCTGTTTGAAGTCATGGCAACCAAGTGTGAGCAGGATGACAACGACAAGCAAAAGAAAG CAGCTCCTGTTCTGCGTAGTGCAGTGCTGGAGGACTGCGCTCTCTGTCAGGAGACCATTTCCTCATCAGAATTGGCAGCCAAGGCCCGGGAGGGCCAGTTCGAAG ACCCTCCAGACTGGGTGCCCGATGAAGCCTGTAATTCCTGCATTGCCTGTAAGGCTCCCTTCACTGTCATCCGCAGGAAGCATCACTGTAGAAGCTGTGGAAAG ATCTTCTGCTCTCGCTGCTCCTCCCATTCTGCTCCTTTGCCCAGATACGGCCAGGTGAAGCCCGTCAGGGTTTGCACTCACTGCTACATGTTTCATGTCACGCCGTTCTACAGCGACAAGGCCGGCATCTGa